In one Lolium rigidum isolate FL_2022 chromosome 3, APGP_CSIRO_Lrig_0.1, whole genome shotgun sequence genomic region, the following are encoded:
- the LOC124697782 gene encoding uncharacterized protein LOC124697782 — MEQPRPSPPPTLSVQEWEHLLDDFSSPPPRRDRWLHLPLLDLDAPPLAGLVDALLAAANRPNHATDRAARALACDALRALDHALPGLLADVLGHAYALASAERSPAAQSYILLLASAARAVVRLGRLGSPASILAVSGPPTPFSVPAHLLSPSPPASTTARPSDQNVREIRKVLALIMERPQVLTPAAAMEVAAVVAEVASAVLKWAPAIAAQVKVQFGGMAYSSSPLLLHSLLMLFVQFPGAFGADDERKMARRLALAACEAHRPLLVRLLALHWLLGSNRFRVSVPGLTRWFYPGMFDPLALKAKKLDCLGFAASSVDTDKVGGGQHTTELIDDGLVSVSAFRWLPPWSTETGVAFRALHMVLVGAAPHSANHTGGSGAGELLNSTTFHHFQAMLVDMASQHRSLVPVIADFINRLLACTTHRWLGEQLLRTIDESLLPRLEPGYQLASYYPLFEKIAQNEAVPQLRLIELLTKQMVSLAKTHDPDTELKSWSQGSKVVGICRIMLKHHHSSHIFLPLSHLLVRTIESFPDLEIRDHARICLRMLSCIPGKKLRNLMEIGEQPTPSHPGSMFDVPSPHPSQDPNSMPSLASYIHLERVVPLVVKQSWALTLPNFSVQSRASGHILSIQDVTATPPEQEKPPQPTMERIGYTQETLRVMDSRGAETLEILRRHFSCIPDYLHSSGFKIKMHCTFRFDSEPFNTAWGSDSAVSCPEGEDELPALYAVTITFSSSAQFGKVPSCHVPFLLGEPPSSGVDIVPVDNCHQEESSYRASVLIELEPREPSPGLIDVEIAANTENCQVVSGSLQPITVGIEDMFLKASLPPDTPEDGIAEYYQDLFHALWEACNSSSNTGRETFPLSGGKGLAAISGTRSVKLLEVTPKVLIGAVERYLAPFVVSVAGNSLITILRGNGVIKNVVWEESDSNGTVGADALVPYSMENNLQLQHIDDDEIGIGLARYAHISKRDMGVVRVLIFLPPRYHLLFLMEVGYSSTLVRIRTDHWPCLAYVDEYLEALL, encoded by the exons CGAcgcgctcctcgccgccgccaaccGCCCCAACCACGCCACCGACCGCGCCGCGCGCGCCCTCGCCTGCGACGCGCTGCGGGCCCTCGACCACGCCCTGCCGGGCCTCCTCGCCGACGTGCTCGGCCACGCCTACGCGCTCGCCTCCGCCGAGCGCTCCCCCGCCGCGCAGTCCTACATCCTCCTGCTCgcctccgccgcccgcgccgtCGTCCGCCTCGGCAGGCTCGGATCCCCCGCCTCCATCCTCGCCGTCTCCGGCCCGCCCACCCCGTTCTCCGTGCCGGCGCACCTCCTCTCGCCCTCGCCACCCGCCTCCACAACCGCCCGCCCGTCCGACCAGAACGTGCGGGAGATACGGAAGGTGCTGGCCCTGATCATGGAGCGGCCGCAGGTGCTGACCCCCGCCGCGGCCATGGAGGTCGCAGCGGTCGTCGCCGAGGTGGCATCCGCGGTGCTCAAGTGGGCGCCAGCCATCGCGGCGCAGGTCAAGGTGCAGTTTGGCGGGATGGCGTACTCGTCCAGCCCGCTGCTGCTGCACTCGTTGCTCATGCTCTTCGTGCAGTTTCCCGGAGCGTTCGGGGCCGATGATGAGCGCAAGATGGCGCGCCGCCTTGCGCTGGCCGCCTGCGAGGCGCACCGGCCGCTCCTGGTGCGCTTGCTCGCTCTGCATTGGCTGCTTGGTTCCAATAGGTTCAGAGTTTCGGTGCCTGGACTCACCCGATGGTTCTACCCTGGAATGTTCGACCCCCTCGCTCTCAAGGCCAAGAAGCTAGATTGCCTTGGCTTTGCTGCTTCTAGCGTTGACACTGATAAGGTTGGAGGAGGCCAGCACACAACTGAGCTCATCGATGATGGCCTAGTCAGCGTTTCGGCCTTCAGGTGGCTCCCGCCATGGAGTACCGAGACGGGTGTTGCATTCCGAGCGCTGCACATGGTTTTGGTTGGTGCTGCCCCTCACAGCGCCAATCACACAGGTGGCTCCGGAGCTGGTGAGCTCCTGAATTCTACTACCTTCCACCATTTTCAG GCTATGTTGGTTGATATGGCATCACAACATCGGAGTTTAGTCCCAGTGATCGCTGATTTCATCAACCGCCTGCTAGCATGCACCACACATCGGTGGCTGGGGGAACAGTTGCTTCGAACCATTGATGAGTCCCTGCTTCCGAGGCTTGAACCGGGCTACCAGCTTGCGTCTTACTACCCTCTTTTTGAGAAAATTGCACAGAATGAGGCAGTCCCTCAGCTCCGCCTAATCGAATTGCTCACCAAGCAGATGGTTTCTCTTGCCAAGACGCATGACCCGGACACAGAACTGAAGTCCTGGTCTCAGGGTAGCAAGGTTGTGGGTATTTGTCGCATCATGCTGAAGCACCATCACAGCTCCCATATATTCCTTCCCCTCTCCCACCTACTTGTGCGCACCATCGAGTCATTCCCAGACCTAGAGATCAGGGACCACGCAAG GATATGTTTGCGGATGTTATCTTGCATTCCTGGCAAAAAACTGAGGAATCTCATGGAAATTGGAGAGCAGCCCACACCCTCGCATCCGGGTTCCATGTTTGATGTCCCATCACCACATCCTTCTCAAGATCCTAATAGCATGCCTAGTTTGGCATCATACATTCATCTTGAAAGAGTTGTGCCGTTGGTTGTGAAGCAGTCATGGGCCCTCACATTGCCTAATTTCAGTGTCCAGAGCAGAGCATCTGGCCACATTCTAAGTATACAGGATGTGACTGCCACTCCCCCAGAGCAAGAAAAGCCACCACAACCTACCATGGAGAGAATTGGCTATACACAGGAAACACTACGCGTGATGGATTCAAGGGGGGCTGAAACTTTGGAAATCCTTAGAAGGCACTTTTCATGCATTCCTGACTACCTGCACTCATCTGGTTTCAAGATCAAAATGCATTGCACGTTTAGATTTGATTCAGAGCCATTTAACACTGCTTGGGGATCTGATTCAGCTGTTTCATGTCCTGAAGGGGAAGATGAGTTGCCTGCCCTTTATGCAGTGACAATTACCTTCTCATCCAGTGCACAGTTTGGGAAGGTTCCCTCATGTCATGTGCCTTTCCTTTTGGGTGAGCCTCCAAGTTCCGGTGTGGACATTGTCCCTGTAGATAACTGCCACCAGGAAGAATCAAGTTACCGTGCATCGGTGCTGATAGAACTGGAGCCTCGAGAGCCGTCACCTGGTCTTATTGATGTTGAGATCGCAGCAAATACAGAGAACTGCCAAGTTGTATCTGGTTCTCTTCAGCCGATTACAGTTGGCATCGAGGACATGTTTTTGAAGGCTAGCTTACCTCCCGATACTCCGGAAGATGGTATAGCTGAATATTACCAGGACCTGTTTCATGCTCTATGGGAGGCCTGTAACAGTTCCTCTAACACAGGCCGTGAGACCTTCCCTTTGAGTGGAGGGAAAGGGTTAGCTGCAATTAGTGGAACCCGCTCTGTTAAGCTTCTTGAGGTGACTCCAAAGGTTTTGATTGGAGCTGTTGAGAGATACCTTGCTCCTTTTGTTGTCAGTGTCGCTGGGAATTCACTCATCACCATTCTAAGGGGTAATGGAGTCATTAAAAATGTTGTATGGGAAGAAAGTGACTCAAATGGTACTGTTGGTGCTGATGCATTGGTCCCATACTCCATGGAGAACAATCTCCAGCTTCAGCACATTGATGATGACGAAATCGGGATTGGTCTGGCAAGGTATGCTCATATAAGCAAGAGAGATATGGGTGTCGTGCGTGTTCTGATATTCCTGCCACCTAGGTATCACCTCCTCTTCTTAATGGAAGTAGGCTACTCCTCCACACTGGTCAGGATAAGAACAGACCATTGGCCATGCTTGGCATATGTTGATGAATATTTGGAAGCATTGCTTTAA
- the LOC124700952 gene encoding uncharacterized protein LOC124700952 → MEFLLYPLGRFPIPEEVRTLLNCLLVRQRLMYRQRCLNTKPECWQGRCRGDHVPEWERVLCYISQWSYYFCCAMSSLIVWRLTSRRVCNLPFDGLICRLVWSVTAAMLPGLLRLTVLFIFIRFIKSGSLLEKGILWVGICLAVKI, encoded by the exons ATGGAGTTCCTTCTGTATCCGCTGGGCAG GTTTCCTATCCCAGAAGAGGTTAGAACCCTGTTGAACTGTTTGCTGGTTCGTCAGCGATTGATGTACCGACAACGGTGTCTGAACACCAAGCCGGAGTGCTGGCAAGGAAGGTGCCGTGGGGACCATGTACCTGAGTGGGAGAG AGTCCTGTGCTACATATCACAATGGAGCTATTATTTCTGCTGTGCCATGTCCTCTTTGATTGTTTGGAGGCTGACCTCCAGGAGGGTTTGCAACTTGCCCTTCGATGGTCTCATCTGCCGGCTCGTTTGGAGTGTGACAGCAGCGATGCTACCAGGGCTGCTTCGCCTGACAGTTCTGTTCATTTTCATCAGATTCATCAAATCCGGAAGCTTGTTGGAGAAAGGAATTTTGTGGGTAGGAATTTGTCTAGCTGTGAAAATATAA